The Mycobacteriales bacterium DNA window TGCGAAGGAGTCTGCATGCCCCGCAGCCGTCGTGCCTGGCTCGCCGTTCCGCTGACCCTCGCGCTCGCGACGGCCGGCGTCGCTGTCGGACTCCCGGCGTCGGCGCACCCGTCGGCCGCACCACCGGTCGAGCACGTGGCCACCGGCACGGGTGGCGCGGTCGTGTCGGACAGCCCGGACGCGACGCGGGCGGGGCTGTCGGTGCTGCGCCACGGAGGCAACGCCGCGGACGCCGCCGTCGCGGTCGCCTCCACGCTGGGCGTCACCGATCCCTACGTCGCCGGCATCGGCGGCGGTGGCTACTTCGCCTATTACGACGCCCG harbors:
- a CDS encoding gamma-glutamyltransferase, with protein sequence MPRSRRAWLAVPLTLALATAGVAVGLPASAHPSAAPPVEHVATGTGGAVVSDSPDATRAGLSVLRHGGNAADAAVAVASTLGVTDPYVAGIGGGGYFAYYDAR